ATGAATTCAGAAATGGATCGACTAAAAACGTTGGCACGGCAGGGTAAACTGTGAGCTTCGTGACATGGGGAAATCAAGCGGTCGCTGACAGAGTCTCGATTTTCCAATTTTTAGCTCGAAGGGCTGGAGCTAGCGTCGCGATTACCACGGATGATCGTTTTGTCGCGTTGTCAGTACTCCTTGCTCAACATCCTAAGTCGGGTCATTCAATTAATGGCAATGCTAACCGGCGGAAGCTAGTTGTTCCCCGTTTTCCTTTTGTTATGGTTTATGCTTTGGAACTTGATGTGGTACGCCTATTGCGCGTCATCCATACCGCAAGGAAGGTTGCAGCTAGCTATAGCCAAACAAAAGCTATTAATTCAAATAAAAAGGCC
This is a stretch of genomic DNA from Hafnia alvei. It encodes these proteins:
- a CDS encoding type II toxin-antitoxin system RelE/ParE family toxin — translated: MSFVTWGNQAVADRVSIFQFLARRAGASVAITTDDRFVALSVLLAQHPKSGHSINGNANRRKLVVPRFPFVMVYALELDVVRLLRVIHTARKVAASYSQTKAINSNKKAQTEV